A stretch of Sulfurimonas autotrophica DSM 16294 DNA encodes these proteins:
- a CDS encoding DUF3820 family protein, with translation MSKPYFTFTKHKNSFSVHVENLEMLSVRQIQEIEHFVSERKGYFDFDTYTFTIRKNLEYQEFIRLLQTLHVEATTREAVANIQNSVRINFGQYKGMPYNELPDSYLLWLKNNYIGSDREIICGEIAKRNI, from the coding sequence ATGTCCAAACCCTATTTTACATTTACAAAACACAAAAATTCTTTCAGTGTGCATGTAGAGAACTTGGAAATGCTAAGTGTACGGCAGATTCAAGAGATTGAACATTTTGTTAGTGAAAGAAAGGGATATTTTGATTTTGATACATATACATTTACTATTAGAAAAAATTTAGAGTATCAAGAATTTATTAGACTGCTGCAAACTTTACATGTAGAAGCTACTACACGAGAAGCTGTGGCTAATATACAAAACAGTGTAAGAATTAATTTTGGACAATACAAAGGCATGCCATACAATGAATTGCCTGATTCTTATCTTTTATGGTTAAAAAACAACTATATTGGTAGCGATAGAGAAATAATTTGCGGTGAAATAGCTAAGCGTAATATTTAG